From the genome of Labrus bergylta chromosome 12, fLabBer1.1, whole genome shotgun sequence, one region includes:
- the LOC109994799 gene encoding differentially expressed in FDCP 6 homolog isoform X1 yields the protein MDLRSELLKSIWYGFTALDLEKSGKVSKSQLKVLSHNLCTVLSIPHDPVALEEHFRDDDDGPVSSQGYMPYLNKYILDKVVDGSFIKENVDELCWTLTAKKNYQTDKTSNTVLPEKDAFRLWCLFNFLSEDKYPLVMVPDEVEYLLKKTCMAMSIELNCVELEDFFSQESVQERGITVWVFLEMMNTGKITKGIDKGVVSMAIEEVYREIVGDVLKEGYLWKKGQLRRNWKERWFTLRPSNLSYYTGEDRRECQGNIVLDGNCCVEEIDDDQILFGRTKWIINILFPVLPDRDGKRCMFCLKTLSKTYEMSASDTKQRQEWTTAIQTAIRLHVEGKTSLHKDLKLKRREQREHREKRRQSKEEELQRLRALQEERERKLAELDLLKEAQKQAHALLEQDELRRRQQHEQLQQALEVQLREAEEARVSMQAEMALKEEEAEKQRKRIQELEEMQKRLEEALQLEIKARMDEEAFRYAQAGLLAEEEEKMKALMSLQEEQEEYILKTQREKQELKQEMEAKSRDLDEAQRQLEEVRANRHRVDQDVVAAQRKLRQASTNVKHWNVQMNRLMRPIGPGEKRPSLGSSYSSFQIPTQRDPGLRLRRSGSEDQNEESKENVDNRAECDSAKRHSHASNGEMDIP from the exons ATGGACCTGCGGTCTGAACTGCTCAAATCCATCTGGTACGGTTTTACAGCCCTAGATCTGGAAAAGAGTGGTAAGGTGTCCAAGTCTCAGTTAAAG GTGCTGTCTCACAATCTGTGTACAGTCCTGAGTATTCCACATGACCCGGTCGCTTTGGAGGAGCACTTCAGGGACGATGATGATGGTCCAGTTTCCAGTCAAGGTTATATGCCTTACCTTAACAAGTACATCCTGGATAAG GTGGTTGACGGCTCTTTTATTAAGGAAAACGTAGACGAGCTCTGTTGGACTCTTACAGCAAAGAAAAACTACCAAACGGATAAAACCAGCAACACCGTTCTGCCAGAGAAAGATGCTTTTCGCCTTTGGTGcctttttaattttctctctGAAGACAAGTACCCTTTGGTTATGGTCCCTGATGAG GTGGAGTACCTCCTTAAGAAGACATGCATGGCTATGAGCATTGAGTTAAATTGTGTTGAATTAGAGGACTTCTTCTCCCAAGAATCTGTGCAGGAGCGCGGCATTACTGTTTGGGTGTTTCTGGAGATGATGAACACGGGAAAGATTACTAAAGGAATTGATAAAGGCGTCGTCAGTATGGCTATAGAGGAAGTATACAGAGAGATAGTTGGTGATGTCCTTAAAGAG GGTTATCTGTGGAAGAAAGGCCAGCTGAGGAGAAACTGGAAGGAACGCTGGTTCACCTTAAGGCCCAGCAACCTGTCCTACTACACGGGGGAAGACCGCAGGGAATGCCAGGGCAACATAGTTCTGGATGGAAACTGCTGTGTGGAG GAAATAGACGATGATCAAATATTGTTCGGTCGTACAAAATGGATCATAAACATCCTTTTCCCA GTGCTGCCGGACCGGGATGGGAAGAGATGCATGTTTTGTCTGAAAACCTTGTCCAAGACTTATGAGATGAGCGCCTCAGACACcaaacagagacaggagtggACGACAG CCATTCAAACAGCTATCAGGCTGCATGTGGAGGGGAAAACATCCCTCCACAAAGACCTGAAGCTTAAGCGACGTGAGCAGCGTGAGCATCGGGAGAAAAGACGACAGTCCAAGGAAGAGGAGCTGCAAAGGCTGCGGGCCCTTCAGGAGGAACGGGAGCGTAAGCTGGCAGAGCTGGACCTCCTGAAAGAGGCGCAAAAGCAGGCTCATGCCCTGCTGGAACAGGACGAGCTCAGGAGGCGCCAGCAGCACGAACAGCTCCAGCAGGCCTTGGAGGTCCAGCTGCGAGAGGCAGAGGAG GCACGGGTCAGTATGCAGGCAGAGATGGCTCtgaaagaggaggaagcagagaaacagaggaagaggatccaggagctggaggagatgCAGAAGCGTTTGGAGGAGGCGCTGCAGCTGGAGATCAAGGCCAGGATGGATGAGGAGGCTTTCCGCTACGCTCAAGCAGG ATTGCtggctgaagaggaggagaaaatgaaggCCCTGATGTCCCTgcaggaggaacaggaggagtaCATCCTGAAGACACAAAGGGAGAAGCAGGAGCTGAAACAGGAAATGGAGGCCAAGTCCCGGGACCTTGATGAGGCGCAGAGGCAGCTGGAGGAGGTCCGAGCCAACCGACACAGGGTCGACCAGGATGTGGTG GCTGCTCAGAGGAAACTTCGCCAGGCGAGCACCAACGTGAAACACTGGAACGTCCAGATGAACAGACTGATGCGACCAATCGGACCAGGCG